In Leishmania braziliensis MHOM/BR/75/M2904 complete genome, chromosome 31, one genomic interval encodes:
- a CDS encoding GP63-like protein, leishmanolysin-like protein has protein sequence MLYGGELEDQGGAGTSLSHWKRLAAKDELMAPVLSLARYSSLSLAAMEDMGFYKVNFSQAEPVALGAIARGALFTEPCLTGGTTNTPTVFCDSRSSSARSCTADRLSIGQCALTTYSSALPSYAQYFPNQPTLGGSLSHSDYCPVIQPLSNTGCGGGSLGAMPGSVTGGNARCFDAGDLVVKSPSTNVGAICAKVHCNNASRTYAVLVSGASIWLSCGGGGTGVTVQPAVSSPGMFMKRGTIACPPYDDVCYANPLAFAEVEVITTAAPSNAATAATHGRVTSGLVAVAALLAAWVC, from the coding sequence ATGCTTTATGGCGGCGAGCTGGAAGATCAAGGCGGAGCAggcacctctctctcgcactggAAGCGCCTCGCCGCGAAGGACGAGCTGATGGCACCTGTGCTCAGTCTGGCACGCTACAGCTCCTTGTCGCTCGCGGCCATGGAGGATATGGGCTTCTACAAGGTCAACTTCAGTCAGGCGGAGCCTGTTGCCCTCGGCGCCATCGCACGGGGTGCGCTCTTCACAGAGCCATGCCTGACGGGCggcaccaccaacaccccgACGGTGTTCTGcgacagccgcagctcctcggcgcgcagctgcacagcggACCGGCTGAGCATTGGACAGTGCGCCCTCACTACCTACTCCTCAGCTCTGCCAAGCTACGCCCAATACTTTCCTAACCAGCCAACCCTCGGCGGCTCCCTGTCGCACAGCGACTACTGCCCCGTGATACAGCCCCTCTCCAACACCgggtgcggtggcggctcgCTAGGTGCGATGCCGGGCAGCGTCACTGGCGGCAACGCGCGTTGCTTTGACGCAGGCGATCTGGTTGTAAAGTCCCCATCCACAAACGTCGGTGCCATCTGCGCCAAGGTGCACTGCAACAACGCGTCACGCACCTATGCCGTGCTGGTAAGCGGCGCGAGCATCTGGCTgtcgtgcggcggcggtggcactggGGTGACGGTGCAGCCAGCAGTGAGTAGCCCTGGCATGTTCATGAAGCGCGGCACCATTGCCTGTCCGCCCTACGACGATGTGTGCTACGCGAACCCGCTCGCCTTTGCAGAAGTGGAAGTGatcaccaccgcagcgccatcaaACGCGGCCACAGCTGCCACGCACGGAAGGGTCACTAGTGGCCttgttgctgtcgctgcgttGCTCGCTGCATGGGTCTGCTGA